A single Cupriavidus sp. D39 DNA region contains:
- a CDS encoding tripartite tricarboxylate transporter substrate binding protein: MRHVLAALRFACAALALAAACARPAAAAPECIVPAKPGGGFDLTCKLAQRALLEAGLTEQPMRLAYVPGGIGAVAYNSIVAQRPAEPDTIVAFSGGSLLALAEGKFGKYGAADVRWVGALGTDYGVIAVRADSPFKSLKDLVAALRSDPDQVLFGAGGTIGNQDWIKAALVARQAGVGYKRMRFVGFEGGGEAFTALQAGHVQAVSGDASEAAMQLGAGGIRILAVLAEQRLPGRLASVPTAREQGFDIVWPILRGFYMGPKVPQADYRRWVNRFERLQASPAFARLRAEQGLFPVDLGGADLDTYVQRTVQRYSTLAKEFGLAR, encoded by the coding sequence ATGCGCCACGTCCTGGCCGCCCTGCGTTTTGCCTGCGCGGCGCTCGCCCTCGCCGCTGCCTGCGCGCGGCCGGCGGCCGCCGCGCCGGAATGCATCGTGCCCGCCAAGCCCGGCGGCGGCTTCGACCTGACCTGCAAGCTGGCGCAGCGCGCGCTGCTCGAAGCCGGACTGACCGAGCAGCCGATGCGGCTGGCCTACGTGCCGGGCGGTATCGGCGCGGTGGCCTACAACAGCATCGTGGCGCAACGCCCCGCCGAGCCCGATACCATCGTAGCCTTTTCAGGCGGCTCGCTTCTGGCTCTGGCTGAAGGCAAGTTCGGTAAGTACGGCGCGGCGGACGTGCGCTGGGTCGGCGCGCTCGGCACCGATTACGGCGTGATCGCGGTGCGCGCCGATTCGCCCTTCAAGAGCCTGAAGGACCTGGTGGCCGCGCTCAGGTCGGACCCGGACCAGGTGCTGTTCGGGGCAGGCGGCACCATCGGCAACCAGGACTGGATAAAGGCCGCGCTGGTGGCCCGGCAGGCCGGGGTGGGCTACAAGCGCATGCGCTTCGTGGGTTTCGAGGGCGGTGGCGAGGCCTTTACGGCGCTGCAGGCCGGGCACGTCCAGGCGGTGTCCGGCGACGCATCGGAAGCCGCCATGCAGCTCGGCGCGGGCGGCATCCGCATCCTGGCCGTGCTGGCGGAGCAGCGCCTGCCCGGCAGGCTGGCCAGCGTGCCCACTGCGCGCGAGCAGGGCTTCGACATTGTCTGGCCCATCCTGCGCGGCTTCTACATGGGCCCCAAGGTGCCGCAGGCCGACTACCGGCGCTGGGTCAACCGCTTCGAAAGGTTGCAGGCCAGCCCCGCATTCGCCAGGCTGCGCGCGGAGCAAGGCCTGTTTCCTGTCGACCTGGGCGGTGCGGACCTGGATACCTACGTGCAGCGGACGGTGCAGCGCTACAGCACGCTGGCCAAGGAATTCGGGCTGGCCCGATAG